One genomic segment of Danio rerio strain Tuebingen ecotype United States chromosome 11, GRCz12tu, whole genome shotgun sequence includes these proteins:
- the myog gene encoding myogenin (The RefSeq protein has 1 substitution compared to this genomic sequence) — MELFETNPYFFNDQRFYEGADNFFQSRINGGFEQAGYQDRNSMMGLCGDGRMLTTTVGLEDKPSPSSSLGLSMSPHQEQQHCPGQCLPWACKVCKRKSVTMDRRKAATLREKRRLKKVNEAFEALKRSTLMNPNQRLPKVEILRSAIQYIERLQALVSSLNQQEHEQGNLHYRATAAAPHTGVSSSSDQGSGSTCCSSPEWSSASDHCVPAYSSAHEDLLNDDSSEQSNLRSLTSIVDSITGTEATPVAYSVDISK; from the exons ATGGAGCTTTTCGAGACCAACCCCTACTTTTTCAACGACCAGCGTTTTTACGAAGGCGCCGATAATTTCTTCCAGTCCAGAATCAATGGTGGCTTCGAGCAAGCCGGATATCAGGACAGGAGCTCCATGATGGGCTTGTGTGGGGATGGACGGATGCTGACCACCACAGTTGGGTTGGAAGACAAACCATCTCCATCGTCCAGCCTCGGTTTGTCCATGTCTCCTCATCAGGAGCAACAGCACTGCCCCGGCCAGTGTCTCCCCTGGGCCTGCAAGGTGTGCAAGCGCAAGTCAGTGACTATGGATCGAAGAAAGGCCGCTACCTTGAGAGAGAAGAGGAGGTTGAAGAAGGTGAACGAGGCCTTTGAGGCTCTGAAGAGGAGCACATTGATGAACCCCAACCAGAGGCTGCCGAAGGTGGAGATCCTGCGCAGTGCTATACAGTACATCGAGAGGCTACAGGCACTGGTCAGTTCACTCAACCAGCAGGAGCATGAACAGGGGAATCTGCATTATAGAGCCACAGCCGCTGCTCCACATACTGGG gtgTCATCCTCTAGTGATCAGGGCTCTGGCAGCACCTGCTGCAGCAGTCCAGAATGGAGCAGCGCGTCTGATCACTGTGTCCCCGCCTATAGCTCCGCCCACGAGG ATCTGCTGAACGACGACTCGTCAGAGCAATCCAACCTGAGGTCTCTGACGTCTATAGTGGACAGCATAACGGGAACAGAGGCGACTCCAGTGGCCTATTCAGTGGACATAAGCAAATAA